One Oryza glaberrima chromosome 11, OglaRS2, whole genome shotgun sequence genomic region harbors:
- the LOC127753739 gene encoding uncharacterized protein LOC127753739 isoform X1: MWGRQYWGGGWRPSGGGGGVVVMFAWLSSQERQVRAYVELYAALGWACLVCHSEFLTLFFPDKAAMLADRVLAELVKELKVRPVPVVFASFSGGPKGCTYKVLQLIERRCEGQLSLEEYQLVRDCLCGQMYDSSPVDFVSDLGTRFLLHPSVLKMSQPPRILSWMTRGIASGLDTLFIGKFEAQRAEYWDTLYSSVHVGPILIFCSEDDELAPCSIVQKFGRRLLELGGDVNLVKWQNSPHVGHYKHHPEEYRAAVTELLTKASMLYMSRRQLNSYDLGTSEHSDMLASDVHKAGTNSNNRLRRAPDDPIDHFLLPSSMEYHESSNEEPKPELFNMPSVESINNPHGVLGQMLYDVCVPKNVEGWDFKPSASINGRHINSIARQHGTFNPIKCIRRSKL; encoded by the exons ATGTGGGGGCGGCAGTACtggggcggcggctggcggccgagcggcggcggcggcggggtggtggtgATGTTCGCGTGGCTGTCGAGCCAGGAGCGGCAGGTGCGGGCGTACGTGGAGCTGTACGCGGCGCTCGGGTGGGCGTGCCTCGTCTGCCACTCCGAGTTCCTCACCCT GTTTTTCCCTGATAAGGCTGCCATGCTTGCTGATAGGGTGCTTGCAGAACTAGTTAAG GAACTGAAGGTTAGACCTGTACCTGTTGTGTTTGCCTCATTCTCTGGAGGCCCAAAAGGCTGCACATACAAGGTTCTTCAG CTGATCGAGAGAAGATGCGAGGGTCAACTGAGCCTG GAGGAGTATCAACTTGTAAGAGACTGTCTTTGCGGGCAGATGTACGACTCAAGTCCTGTAGATTTTGTTAGTGATTTGGGCACCCGATTTCTCCTTCACCCAAGTGTCCTGAAGATGTCTCAACCGCCTCGTATCCTATCATGGATGACTAGAGGCATTGCCTCGGGACTAGACACGCTGTTCATTGGCAAATTTGAAGCGCAACGTGCAGAATATTGGGACACACTATACTCATCAGTG CATGTTGGTCCAATACTCATATTCTGTTCTGAAGACGATGAACTTGCTCCGTGTTCAATTGTTCAAAAATTTGGTCGACGTCTGCTGGAGCTTGGTGGTGATGTGAACCTAGTTAAATGGCAAAATTCTCCTCATGTAG GTCACTACAAGCATCATCCTGAGGAATACCGAGCTGCAGTAACTGAGCTACTCACAAAGGCTTCAATGCTTTACATGAGCAGGAGGCAACTTAACAGCTATGATCTAGGCACAAGTGAGCATAGCGACATGTTGGCCTCCGACGTGCATAAAGCTGGCACGAATTCAAACAACAGGCTAAGAAGGGCACCAGATGATCCGATTGACCATTTCTTGCTACCGAGTTCCATGGAGTATCATGAAAGCAGCAACGAAGAGCCGAAACCGGAGTTGTTCAACATGCCCAGTGTGGAAAGCATTAACAACCCCCATGGAGTGTTGGGTCAGATGCTTTACGATGTATGCGTCCCCAAGAACGTAGAAGGCTGGGACTTCAAGCCTTCTGCATCAATAAACGGGAGGCATATAAATTCTATTGCTCGTCAGCATGGCACTTTCAATCCGATAAAATGCATACGGCGCTCAAAATTGTAA
- the LOC127753739 gene encoding uncharacterized protein LOC127753739 isoform X2 — protein MWGRQYWGGGWRPSGGGGGVVVMFAWLSSQERQVRAYVELYAALGWACLVCHSEFLTLFFPDKAAMLADRVLAELVKELKVRPVPVVFASFSGGPKGCTYKVLQLIERRCEGQLSLEEYQLVRDCLCGQMYDSSPVDFVSDLGTRFLLHPSVLKMSQPPRILSWMTRGIASGLDTLFIGKFEAQRAEYWDTLYSSVHVGPILIFCSEDDELAPCSIVQKFGRRLLELGGDVNLVKWQNSPHVTTSIILRNTELQ, from the exons ATGTGGGGGCGGCAGTACtggggcggcggctggcggccgagcggcggcggcggcggggtggtggtgATGTTCGCGTGGCTGTCGAGCCAGGAGCGGCAGGTGCGGGCGTACGTGGAGCTGTACGCGGCGCTCGGGTGGGCGTGCCTCGTCTGCCACTCCGAGTTCCTCACCCT GTTTTTCCCTGATAAGGCTGCCATGCTTGCTGATAGGGTGCTTGCAGAACTAGTTAAG GAACTGAAGGTTAGACCTGTACCTGTTGTGTTTGCCTCATTCTCTGGAGGCCCAAAAGGCTGCACATACAAGGTTCTTCAG CTGATCGAGAGAAGATGCGAGGGTCAACTGAGCCTG GAGGAGTATCAACTTGTAAGAGACTGTCTTTGCGGGCAGATGTACGACTCAAGTCCTGTAGATTTTGTTAGTGATTTGGGCACCCGATTTCTCCTTCACCCAAGTGTCCTGAAGATGTCTCAACCGCCTCGTATCCTATCATGGATGACTAGAGGCATTGCCTCGGGACTAGACACGCTGTTCATTGGCAAATTTGAAGCGCAACGTGCAGAATATTGGGACACACTATACTCATCAGTG CATGTTGGTCCAATACTCATATTCTGTTCTGAAGACGATGAACTTGCTCCGTGTTCAATTGTTCAAAAATTTGGTCGACGTCTGCTGGAGCTTGGTGGTGATGTGAACCTAGTTAAATGGCAAAATTCTCCTCAT GTCACTACAAGCATCATCCTGAGGAATACCGAGCTGCAGTAA
- the LOC127755092 gene encoding cyclin-dependent kinase inhibitor 3, which yields MGKYLRSSCKQQQQPSSPAAVASVAAAAVSSYSYLTLRSGRRVPAAAGGSACRRRHRRGGRRGCAKNGAGSARACGARSPSSSASSGQRRRCEAVECSHGGGRAELSRSPPLGNSVVVVSGDVVSGERKSLKPNSCSGEVAAEHAGEHKHNPAAAAAAGRRPPLSPPEAEIEAFFAAAELAERRRFAEKYNYDIALDRPLQGRYEWEPVST from the exons ATGGGCAAGTACCTCAGGAGCAGctgcaagcagcagcagcagccgtcgtcgccggccgccgtggcgagcgtcgccgccgcggcggtgtcgTCGTACTCGTACCTGACGCTGCGGAGCGGGCGgcgcgtgccggcggcggcgggaggcagcgcctgCAGGCGGCGTCACCGCCGCGGAGGACGCCGCGGGTGCGCCAAGAACGGCgccgggagcgcgcgcgcgtgcggggcgaggtcgccgtcgtcctcggcgtcgtccgggcagcggcggaggtgTGAGGCGGTGGAGTGCTctcacggcggcgggcgggcggagcTCTCGCGGTCGCCGCCTCTGGGGAattccgtcgtcgtcgtctccggtgACGTCGTCAGTGGAGAAAG AAAGTCTTTGAAGCCAAATTCTTGTTCCGGCGAAGTGGCGGCGGAACACGCCGGCGAGCACAAGCACAACcctgcagccgccgcggcggccggccgccggccaccgctgtcgccgccggaagcggagatcgaggcgttcttcgccgccgcggagctcgcCGAGCGCCGGCGATTCGCAGAGAA GTACAATTACGACATTGCCCTCGACCGCCCGTTGCAAGGCCGCTACGAGTGGGAGCCAGTGAGCACGTGA